The following are encoded together in the Arcticibacterium luteifluviistationis genome:
- a CDS encoding exo-beta-N-acetylmuramidase NamZ family protein, producing MDKLLSLLFVILIGLSPLSCKSKANSSNTPEKIKVGAEAMQEYLPLLKGKRVGLIINHTSTIGKTHLLDTLLSSDVNVTAIFAPEHGFRGDADAGAHIDNSKDAKTGISIVSLYGKNKKPTAEQIKGIDIFVFDIQDVGVRFYTYISTLHYIIEAASENNKPLIVLDRPNPNGHYVAGPVLEKEFKSFVGMNPIPVVYGLTMGELAEMINGESWANKTECDLTVIKCENYDHTSAYELPIKPSPNLPNAQSIYLYPSICFFEPTQISVGRGTDNQFQVIGGPDKNLGNYHFIPTDKPGAHNPVNKGIDCYGLDLRKVDAFANGFDLKLLFDFYNNFEKKSSFFTNEKFFNLLTGNSWILKDLKAGKSAEEVQGKWQEDLKAFKTLRKKYLLYTDFE from the coding sequence ATGGACAAATTATTATCCCTGCTTTTTGTTATTCTTATAGGCTTATCGCCTTTGAGCTGTAAATCTAAGGCAAACTCTTCAAATACTCCCGAAAAAATAAAGGTTGGTGCAGAAGCAATGCAAGAATACCTTCCACTTTTAAAAGGAAAAAGAGTTGGTCTGATTATAAATCACACTTCAACTATTGGTAAAACGCATCTTCTAGATACATTATTAAGTAGTGATGTAAATGTTACGGCTATTTTTGCCCCGGAACATGGTTTTAGAGGTGATGCAGATGCTGGAGCCCATATTGATAACTCTAAAGATGCTAAAACTGGAATTTCAATAGTTTCACTTTATGGTAAAAATAAAAAGCCGACAGCAGAACAAATAAAAGGTATTGACATTTTCGTATTTGATATTCAAGATGTAGGAGTGAGGTTTTATACTTATATCAGTACACTTCATTATATTATTGAGGCTGCATCAGAGAATAATAAACCTTTAATAGTTTTAGATAGACCAAACCCAAACGGGCATTATGTGGCTGGACCCGTTTTAGAGAAAGAGTTTAAGTCTTTTGTGGGAATGAATCCAATTCCGGTTGTTTATGGTTTAACCATGGGTGAATTAGCTGAAATGATTAATGGAGAATCTTGGGCAAACAAAACAGAATGCGATTTGACTGTAATAAAGTGTGAGAACTATGACCACACTTCTGCGTACGAATTGCCAATAAAGCCGTCTCCAAATTTACCCAATGCACAATCCATCTATTTATACCCATCAATTTGCTTTTTTGAGCCAACACAGATTAGTGTAGGCAGAGGAACAGATAATCAATTTCAGGTAATTGGTGGACCAGATAAAAACTTAGGAAACTATCATTTTATTCCTACCGATAAGCCAGGGGCTCATAACCCAGTGAATAAAGGAATAGACTGTTATGGCTTGGATTTAAGAAAGGTGGATGCCTTTGCTAATGGTTTTGACCTTAAGCTTCTGTTTGATTTTTATAATAACTTTGAAAAGAAGTCTAGTTTTTTTACCAATGAAAAGTTCTTCAACTTACTAACTGGTAATAGCTGGATATTGAAAGATTTGAAGGCGGGTAAATCAGCAGAAGAAGTTCAGGGGAAATGGCAAGAAGACCTTAAAGCATTTAAAACATTAAGAAAAAAATACCTTTTATATACAGATTTTGAATAA
- a CDS encoding LiaI-LiaF-like domain-containing protein → MKRRSNVFLGAILVALGAIFLAFNYDLVSFDYTFRTIAKFWPVLLILAGVAVLLHERRSFYNPVTALLVAFAIPLGIYSAASDGVDHIKSDLNDDFHFDWQDDKDWDDSNGEKEYSYGSEERENGDRIEQNFNVPMSNNTEEASLNFGGGAAEFHLKETKADLFKATTMLNAGSYRLSDELKSNHHQIDFEMKSRKNKSFNFGDNDHNEIFLEMNTTPIWNIEMGIGAGDLEFDFSSFKVKSLEIKTGAAAIDVKLGDNLERSEIRVESGVAKVDISVPETVGCEIKMDGALNSKDFNGFEKEANSRWRTPNFDEAKKKIYINVSSGLSSVSVHRH, encoded by the coding sequence ATGAAGCGTAGAAGTAATGTGTTTTTAGGGGCTATTTTAGTAGCTCTCGGAGCTATATTTTTAGCTTTTAATTATGATCTAGTTAGCTTTGATTATACTTTCAGAACTATTGCAAAGTTCTGGCCTGTATTATTGATTTTAGCTGGAGTGGCAGTTTTACTGCATGAGCGAAGGAGTTTTTATAACCCCGTTACGGCCCTTTTAGTGGCTTTTGCTATTCCTCTTGGAATTTATAGTGCCGCTTCTGATGGCGTAGATCACATAAAGTCAGACCTTAATGATGATTTTCATTTTGACTGGCAAGATGATAAGGATTGGGATGACAGCAATGGAGAAAAGGAATATAGCTATGGCTCTGAAGAGCGAGAAAATGGCGATAGAATAGAGCAGAACTTTAATGTTCCAATGTCAAATAACACCGAAGAAGCCAGTCTTAACTTTGGCGGTGGTGCAGCAGAGTTTCATTTAAAAGAGACTAAGGCAGACCTTTTTAAGGCTACCACAATGCTTAATGCGGGTAGCTATAGGCTTTCAGACGAATTAAAAAGCAATCATCATCAGATTGACTTTGAAATGAAATCAAGAAAGAATAAGAGTTTCAATTTTGGCGACAATGACCACAATGAAATCTTTTTAGAAATGAACACTACACCTATTTGGAACATAGAAATGGGGATAGGAGCAGGTGATTTAGAATTTGACTTTAGCTCCTTTAAAGTGAAATCTTTAGAGATTAAAACAGGTGCAGCAGCAATTGATGTAAAACTAGGCGACAATTTAGAGCGTTCGGAAATAAGAGTAGAGAGTGGTGTAGCCAAAGTTGATATTTCAGTGCCTGAAACGGTTGGCTGTGAAATCAAGATGGATGGAGCGTTAAATTCTAAAGATTTCAACGGTTTTGAAAAGGAAGCTAATTCAAGATGGCGTACTCCTAACTTTGACGAAGCTAAAAAGAAAATTTATATAAATGTTTCTAGTGGCCTTTCTTCAGTATCGGTTCATAGACACTGA
- a CDS encoding ABC transporter permease, translating into MNTEYFLAQKIRKTKGKTFSSSVINIGITSIAIGVAAIMLSFSVLLGFKDTIKEKLFSMSAHLQISKITLNQSFEEAPFVINEETSKFINNNESIASINAIALKSALLRSDEEISGVLLKGVDENYNWQLFEENIKEGRILQKDTSASYGKEIILSNTLKQLLNVKLGDDILINFIQNPPRARKVEIVGFYDTGIEDIDNAYAIVDIDLIRRINDWEPDEIGHLEVFLNDFEQLEPTVSSLYDIIPQDQQIHRITQLLPQFFDWFNLLDRNIIIVLFLIIIVASFNMVSVLLIMIMERTPMIGLLKSLGARNQMIQKIFISNAVIIILKGLALGNFIALGFCFIQDQFKLIPLDPENYYMSYVPVSWSWLTFLLVNIATVILVSLIVILPTLSILKISPVKALKYKD; encoded by the coding sequence ATGAATACTGAATACTTCTTGGCTCAGAAAATAAGAAAAACTAAAGGTAAGACCTTTTCTTCTTCTGTCATCAACATTGGCATCACAAGTATTGCAATTGGTGTTGCTGCTATAATGCTTTCTTTTTCTGTCCTTTTAGGTTTTAAAGACACCATCAAAGAAAAACTGTTTAGCATGTCTGCCCATCTGCAGATAAGTAAAATTACGCTTAATCAATCTTTTGAAGAAGCACCTTTTGTAATTAATGAAGAAACTTCCAAATTTATTAATAATAATGAAAGCATAGCTTCGATAAATGCAATTGCCTTAAAGTCTGCACTATTACGCTCTGATGAAGAAATTTCTGGAGTTCTACTAAAGGGAGTAGATGAAAACTACAATTGGCAACTTTTTGAAGAAAACATAAAAGAAGGAAGAATCTTACAAAAAGACACTTCTGCCAGTTATGGTAAGGAAATTATATTGAGCAACACTTTAAAGCAATTACTGAATGTAAAACTGGGTGACGACATCTTGATAAATTTCATTCAAAATCCTCCTAGAGCCCGAAAAGTTGAGATTGTTGGTTTTTATGACACAGGTATTGAAGATATTGATAATGCCTATGCCATAGTAGATATTGATTTAATAAGAAGAATTAATGATTGGGAACCAGATGAAATAGGTCACTTAGAAGTCTTCCTAAATGATTTTGAGCAGCTAGAGCCTACGGTCTCTTCACTTTATGACATCATTCCGCAAGACCAGCAAATTCATAGAATAACCCAACTATTACCTCAATTCTTTGATTGGTTTAACCTATTAGATAGGAATATCATCATTGTGCTGTTTCTTATTATAATAGTTGCCAGCTTCAATATGGTGTCGGTACTTCTCATTATGATAATGGAACGAACGCCCATGATAGGTCTTTTGAAATCTTTAGGAGCTAGAAACCAAATGATTCAAAAGATTTTCATTTCAAACGCGGTTATTATCATTCTAAAGGGCTTGGCTTTAGGGAATTTCATAGCCTTAGGCTTTTGCTTTATACAAGACCAGTTTAAGTTAATTCCGCTTGACCCTGAAAACTATTACATGTCTTATGTACCTGTTTCTTGGTCTTGGCTAACTTTTCTTTTAGTGAATATAGCTACCGTAATTTTAGTGAGTTTGATAGTTATTCTACCTACTTTATCTATTCTGAAGATAAGCCCAGTAAAGGCTTTGAAGTATAAAGACTAA